The DNA segment GGCTGCTGATGGAGGCCGGCCTGGTTCCCGAGGCGCGCCGCGACCTGTGGGGCAGGGCAGAGGAGCGCGAGGGCGACGAGCGGTTCGGCAGGCCGATGGCGTTCGACCACCGCCGCATCCTGGCCGACGCGCTGGGCCGGCTGCGCGGCAAGATCAAGTACATGCCGTCTACCCTGATGGCGCTCACCGGCCCGGACGTGACGCTCGACGAGCTGCAGGCCGCCTGCGAGGCCATCGCGGGCCGCCCGCTCCATCGCGCCAACTTCCGCCGCGCCGTCGCCCACACCGGCGCGGGCGCCCCGCGCGCGCCCCGGCTGGTGGGACGCACGGGGCAGACGCGCACCCGCGAAGCCCGCGGGCCCGGCGTGGCGCCCGAGATCTACCGCTTTCTCCCCGAAGCCACGCACGCACGCCTGGAAACCTCCATCCGCTTCCCGTGGCTCCCGCTGGCCGACGCCCGGTAGCCCCGCTGGCGGATGGAACTCCCTTCTTGACGGCGACCGCCGCGACGATTATTCTCGTGTCGAGAATAAAATTGGATACGTGAACTCCTGATGATGGATTCCCATGCAACCGACTGATACAGGCCGCGCCGACACGCTGCACGCCGGCCTCGCGCAGTATCCGGCCGAGCTCTTCCAGTTCGATCCCCGGATGTGCGGGGGGTGGCTCTCGGACCGCTACTTCGTCCGCACGGTCAACACGCTTCTCCACGCCGGGCGCGACCCCGTAGTGACCGTGCAGGTGTTTGCCAAGCGCAAGGGCGTGCTGGCCGGCGTGCACGAGGCGCTGCGGCTTCTGCAGACGCAGCTGGCGCCCGGCTACGACCATCGCGAGTTGGAGGTGCACACGCTGCTGGAGGGCGACGCCATCAACCAGGGCGGCGAAGACGACTGGGAGCCGGTGATGCACGTCACCGGGCGCTACGGCGGCTTCGGGCACCTGGAAACGCCGCTGCTGGGCATCCTGGCCCGCCGCTCGCTCGTCGCCTCCAACACGCGGATGGTGGTCACCGCGGCGGGGGGCAAGCCCATCATCTTCATGGCGCCTCGGCATGACGACTGGCGGGTGCAGACGCCCGACGGCTATGCGGCCCAGGTGGGCGGGGCCGAAAGCGTGTCGAGCGACGCGGCCGGCGCATGGTGGGGCGTGCGCGGGGTGGGCACCATGCCGCACGCCATGATCGCCGCCTTCGGGGGCGACACTGTGGAGGCCACGCTGGCGTTCGGCCGCTACCTGCGCGACCAGGAGCCCGGCGTGCAGCTCCTCTCCCTTGTGGACTACGACAACAACGCGGTCGAAACCTCGCTGGCCGTCGCCCGGGCGGTGCGGGCGGAGTTCGGCGACAACGTCCTCAAGGGCGTGCGGGTGGATACCAGCGAGCGGCTGATCGACGATTCCATGATCGGCGATCCCGAGGCGTGGGGGCGCGCCAAGCTCACCGGCGTCAACCCGTACCTGGTGCGGAAGATCCGCGCGGCGCTGGACGCGGAGGGATTCGGCTACGTGGGGATCGTCGTGAGCGGCGGGTTCACGCCCGACAAGATCCGCCGCTTCGAAAAGGAAGGAATCCCGGTGATGGCGTACGGCGTCGGCAGCAGCCTGCTGGGCCACAGCAAGGGCGACAGCGGGCTGCTGACGGACTTCGACTTCACGGCGGACCTGGTGCGCGTCGACGGCCGTGACGAGGGCAAGGTGGGGCGCAGCTTCCGCGAGAATCCCCGGCTGGTGCGGGTCGATTGGGATCGCGTGTGAAGCGCGGTGCGGAGTACGACAGTGGTGTCCGTCCCTTGAAATGAATCCCTCACGTGGAGGGTTGGCCTGATGAACAGCAATCCGAGCAGCGGTCCCGCCCTGGTGGGATGGGTGGTGGATGCGCAGAACGACTTCATGCTGCCCCCCGAGCGGGGTGGCCGGCTGTACGTGCACGACCTGTTCGACGGCGGCAAGGATCCCGGCGCTACGCAGATCCTCCCCGCGCTCGTCCGCGCGGTGGATTGGATGCACGCCCACTGTGCCGTGGTCGTCTACACCGGCGACTGGCACGCGTACGGGGACGAGGAGATCGACCCCGTGGCGCCTGATGCGGCGAAGGGCACCTATCCGCCCCACTGCATGGGCCTGTCGGAGGACCCGGAGGAGCGCCGAGGAGCCGAGGTGATCGACGAGATCCGCCCCGCGAATCCAGTCGTCCTGGCTCGCGACGCAAGCGAATGGGAAGCAAGTGAGGTGGCGCGCACGGCCCTGCGGGAGCGCCGGCCCATCTTCATCCACAAGAGCCGCTTCAGCGTGTTCGAGGGGAATCCCGCGACGGATGCCCTCCTCGACACCCTGCGCGACCAGCTGG comes from the Longimicrobium sp. genome and includes:
- a CDS encoding cysteine hydrolase family protein, which translates into the protein MNSNPSSGPALVGWVVDAQNDFMLPPERGGRLYVHDLFDGGKDPGATQILPALVRAVDWMHAHCAVVVYTGDWHAYGDEEIDPVAPDAAKGTYPPHCMGLSEDPEERRGAEVIDEIRPANPVVLARDASEWEASEVARTALRERRPIFIHKSRFSVFEGNPATDALLDTLRDQLGALEFVVAGVARDVCVKGAVEGFLDPARLQPVTLVTDATWGLGLESEAESLARWMGDGAALVTTRGLALRGPAASPTV